The proteins below are encoded in one region of Penaeus chinensis breed Huanghai No. 1 chromosome 25, ASM1920278v2, whole genome shotgun sequence:
- the LOC125038758 gene encoding protein TANC2-like isoform X6, with amino-acid sequence MPFDKGKKRKLIDQCGHERCYSCLFKSETCPICALQAPPKKLQHAQSRSSISPAGGPGRSKLLTNDDECDGDTEAPSGGGGDGAEAKDGSDLYMRLGLLLGEGAAPPSSASRTPRAASSHTSFSSLSASSEVNTTTSNNTSPVSTLNGSSEAELRLPGARDPSVESMNSLLSHGAVSSNASASPTTTPRRHSVTTSQPGQVEELSLFGRRRSSVRRSARSAHVKGPIDPKVRFASYRGAQLSLRPLFFEVPQQDPDPLFVGRAWLYREIEAHITTEAPTNRGVVITGIVGAGKTAAILQLVEYSCFGRKRDESIYQDPYSKSGGYSRMSLIPEGIKSLASRIVAYHFCQAENSVTCLVPDFVHSVAAQLCQAPQLHAYRDLLLAEPQTQALLALPACVSDPSAALVKGVLEPLHNLRRLGKIGADPLIIVVDGLCEAEYHRPDHADTLASFLARHAVKLPSFIKLVVSVRSQLADLTRLLPFHRISLDPDQRADPAADMPTRDLSDYVGFRCMHSPTIRSNITVTQGKIEGSSQHRFTQHVVAQSKGSMLFIKLILDLIERGHLVMKSGSFKVLPQSLSEIFMLLFNLRFPSVRSFEKVEPILNVVLASLNPLTLPEIYHSVNAGLLYKFLSWDEFLSRFKVLNSFLVKRLDDTFMLFHPALREWLARRAEGEPAKFVCDVRAGHADLALRMSRLEWPLDPEASLELGHHILKAHVYKNMARSLPLSPRDLQALWLAQSSHNVSQALACTRNLYSPNTKVSRLLLLAGASPDYPSEHLHNSPIMGVCAYQGHTEMVALLIEFGADVTLTNSEGITALGLAASRGHCDVVRLLVQAGASLTAKDRQNMTPMVQAAAAGHLNVVGYLLSCDWPGPDDLLKNQAHQALVAAASNGHNNVVEFLLDMAEVSVDGEDNVTGETALTVAAGAGHTALVAALLRAGASITKANSRGSSPLTSAVRNGHYEVAKLLLSQGVAVESPDAGGRTPLMVAASEGHLGLMELLISRGASITRTDREGLTPLGWACLRGHVHAVQYLADCNADLNHADKSGRTPLDLAAYQGDPIVVQFLLDRGSLIEHVDINGMRPLDRAISARNAAAVQCFLRRGAKLGPATWAMAAGKPNILVMLLNKLQEDGVALCRKGRLKEAAHRFSYALRKLPTGDQGEHTATFTHLRLHLTLNLSRCKRKMNEIEEAIQLADSALKMKSDSYEAYYARARAKREAKRLQEALEDVNEAVRLAPQTRDVRRVLIKIRDEMQNELDSCVSIDLAQLRHLAASVDTLSEADLPMTSSILSESGYSSNI; translated from the exons ATGCCGTTCGACAAGGGCAAGAAGAGGAAATTGATCGACCAGTGCGGACATGAGAGGTGCTACTCATGTCTCTTCAAGTCCGAGACATGTCCCATCTGCGCGCTTCAAG CCCCACCGAAGAAGCTCCAGCACGCCCAGTCTCGGTCGTCCATATCCCCGGCAGGAGGACCAGGGAGGTCGAAGCTCCTCACGAATG ATGACGAATGTGATGGAGACACGGAGGCCCCCAGCGGAGGAGGCGGTGACGGCGCGGAGGCCAAAGACGGCAGTGATTTGTACATGCGCCTCGGCCTCCTGCTGGGGGAGGGAGCAGCTCCTCCGAGCTCTGCTTCCAGAACTCCCCGAGCAGCCTCGTCGCACACCTCCTTCAGCTCACTCTCGGCGTCCTCCGAGGTCAACACCACAACCTCCAACAACACCAGCCCAGTTTCAACTCTGAATG GTTCCTCGGAGGCAGAACTACGACTGCCTGGAGCTCGAGACCCTTCAGTTGAGAGTATGAACAGCCTGTTGTCTCACGGAGCAGTTTCCTCCAACGCCTCAGCATCGCCCACTACCACGCCAAGGAGGCATTCAGTTAcca CTTCACAGCCCGGCCAGGTTGAAGAACTGAGCTTGTTCGGAAGACGCAGGTCCTCTGTTCGTCGCTCGGCCAGAAGCGCCCACGTGAAAGGCCCGATAGACCCCAAAG TGCGATTTGCCAGTTATCGTGGTGCGCAGCTGAGCTTGAGACCTCTGTTCTTCGAAGTGCCTCAACAGGACCCTGACCCTCTGTTTGTGGGCCGAGCGTGGCTTTATCGCGAGATCGAGGCCCACATAACAACAGAAGCCCCAACAAACAGAGGCGTAGTCATCACTGGCATTGTAGGTGCAGGCAAAACAGCAGCAATACTGCAGTTAGTCGAATACAGCTGTTTTGGccggaagagagatgagagtataTACCAAG acCCATACAGCAAAAGTGGTGGATACAGTCGCATGAGTTTGATACCTGAAGGCATAAAATCACTAGCATCAAGAATCGTTGCCTACCACTTCTGCCAAGCTGAAAACTCTGTCACGTGCCTTGTCCCAGATTTTGTACATTCTGTTGCTGCTCAGCTGTGTCAGGCACCACAGCTCCATGCATATCGTGACTTACTGTTAGCTGAGCCCCAGACACAGGCCTTGTTAGCATTGCCTGCCTGTGTAAGCGACCCATCAGCAGCATTAGTGAAAGGTGTACTGGAACCTCTTCACAATCTCCGGCGATTGGGAAAAATCGGGGCAGATCCTCTAATCATAGTGGTTGATGGGCTCTGTGAGGCTGAGTATCATCGTCCAGATCATGCAGATACTCTTGCTTCATTTCTTGCTCGCCATGCAGTCAAACTGCCTTCTTTCATCAAGCTGGTGGTCAGTGTACGGTCACAGTTGGCAGACTTAACACGCTTATTGCCTTTCCACCGCATATCACTGGACCCTGACCAGAGAGCCGACCCAGCAGCCGACATGCCCACGCGAGATCTGAGTGACTATGTTGGTTTCCGGTGTATGCATTCACCAACGATTAGATCAAACATCACCGTTACCCAAGGCAAAATAGAAGGGTCCTCCCAGCACCGCTTTACACAACATGTTGTAGCCCAAAGCAAAGGCTCAATGCTGTTCATCAAGTTGATACTAGATCTGATTGAACGAGGACACCTTGTCATGAAGTCTGGCTCATTCAAGGTCTTGCCACAGTCTCTCAGTGAAATATTCATGCTTCTGTTCAACCTACGGTTTCCCAGTGTGCGAAGCTTTGAAAAGGTAGAACCTATTCTGAATGTTGTACTAGCATCACTTAACCCACTGACATTGCCAGAGATTTATCATTCAGTAAATGCTGGACTCCTTTACAAATTCCTTTCCTGGGATGAATTCCTAAGTCGTTTTAAGGTACTAAATTCTTTCCTTGTGAAGAGACTCGATGACACCTTCATGCTGTTCCACCCAGCCCTACGAGAATGGTTGGCAAGACGTGCCGAAGGAGAACCTGCTAAGTTTGTGTGTGATGTAAGAGCTGGTCACGCCGATTTAGCTCTCCGCATGTCCCGGCTGGAGTGGCCACTGGATCCCGAAGCTTCGCTAGAGCTTGGTCATCATATCCTTAAAGCTCATGTGTACAAGAACATGGCACGATCTCTTCCACTGTCTCCACGTGATCTGCAGGCTTTGTGGCTTGCACAGTCATCGCACAATGTCTCTCAGGCGCTTGCTTGCACAAGAAACTTGTACAGCCCCAACACAAAG GTATCGAGGCTGTTACTCCTGGCAGGCGCTTCACCAGACTATCCCAGTGAGCACCTCCACAATTCCCCCATCATGGGAGTCTGTGCTTACCAAGGTCACACAGAGATGGTGGCACTTCTCATCGAGTTCGGTGCTGATGTTACACTAACGAACAGCGAAGGCATAACAGCTTTAGGTCTGGCTGCATCTCGTGGACACTGTGATGTTGTCCGCCTGTTAGTACAAGCTGGAGCTTCATTAACTGCAAAAGATCGGCAGAATATGACACCAATGGTCCAGGCAGCGGCTGCAGGACACCTTAATGTAGTTGGATACCTGCTGTCATGTGATTGGCCAGGACCAGACGATCTGCTGAAAAACCAGGCTCATCAAGCACTGGTCGCTGCTGCCTCAAATGGCCACAACAAT GTGGTGGAATTTTTGTTAGACATGGCAGAGGTGAGTGTTGATGGAGAAGATAATGTAACTGGAGAAACAGCCCTTACAGTAGCTGCTGGTGCAGGTCACACAGCACTAGTTGCTGCCCTTCTCAGAGCTGGAGCAAGTATTACAAAGGCGAACTCAAGAGGATCTTCACCACTGACTTCTGCAGTTCGGAATGGCCATTATGAAGTTGCAAAACTACTGCTAAGTCAGGGTGTTGCCGTAGAAAGCCCAGATGCTGGTGGCCGCACACCACTCATGGTCGCAGCATCTGAGGGACATCTTGGGCTCATGGAACTACTCATTTCTCGAGGCGCCTCGATAACCAGAACGGACAGAGAAGGTCTGACTCCTCTCGGCTGGGCCTGTTTGCGTGGACATGTTCATGCTGTCCAGTACCTTGCTGACTGCAATGCAGACTTAAACCATGCTGACAAATCAGGAAGAACACCTCTAGACCTGGCTGCATATCAGGGAGACCCCATAGTGGTCCAGTTCCTTCTAGACAGAGGATCATTGATAGAGCATGTGGACATCAATGGAATGAGACCCCTGGACCGTGCTATCAGTGCCCGTAATGCCGCAGCCGTGCAATGCTTTTTGCGACGCGGTGCAAAACTGGGTCCTGCTACATGGGCTATGGCAGCAGGCAAACCAAACATCTT GGTTATGCTATTAAACAAATTACAAGAAGATGGAGTAGCACTTTGCCGCAAAGGTCGTTTGAAAGAGGCGGCCCATCGCTTTTCGTATGCCCTGCGTAAGCTACCCACAGGAGATCAAGGTGAACACACTGCAACCTTCACACATCTACGCTTACATCTGACCCTCAACTTGTCTCGCTGCAAGAGAAAAATGAAT GAAATAGAAGAGGCCATTCAGCTTGCAGATTCAGCTCTCAAGATGAAGAGCGATTCATACGAGGCTTACTATGCGCGAGCCAGAGCCAAGAGGGAGGCCAA GCGTCTGCAAGAAGCCTTGGAAGACGTGAACGAGGCAGTAAGGTTAGCTCCCCAGACTCGTGATGTCCGTCGCGTCTTGATTAAGATTCGAGACGAAATGCAGAATGAGCTGGATTCCTGCGTTTCCATCGACCTTGCTCAACTCCGACACTTAGCGGCTTCGGTGGATACGCTCTCCGAAGCCGACCTCCCGATGACGTCCAGCATCTTATCGGAGTCTGGTTATTCCTCGAACATCTAA
- the LOC125038758 gene encoding protein TANC2-like isoform X2, translated as MPFDKGKKRKLIDQCGHERCYSCLFKSETCPICALQAPPKKLQHAQSRSSISPAGGPGRSKLLTNGTFSSYFKGGDPGLPPERPSPSRSVSPRRNILVSQSHALSPLYASSSPVSVSYGTLAPPPQGHIYSPVGAPGKETPYGTPPTHSRLAPSPGPPKSVGGTPASARRRGIISPRGPPLSPWSRRAIRPNTVNVDSSQHLTDDECDGDTEAPSGGGGDGAEAKDGSDLYMRLGLLLGEGAAPPSSASRTPRAASSHTSFSSLSASSEVNTTTSNNTSPVSTLNGSSEAELRLPGARDPSVESMNSLLSHGAVSSNASASPTTTPRRHSVTTSQPGQVEELSLFGRRRSSVRRSARSAHVKGPIDPKVRFASYRGAQLSLRPLFFEVPQQDPDPLFVGRAWLYREIEAHITTEAPTNRGVVITGIVGAGKTAAILQLVEYSCFGRKRDESIYQDPYSKSGGYSRMSLIPEGIKSLASRIVAYHFCQAENSVTCLVPDFVHSVAAQLCQAPQLHAYRDLLLAEPQTQALLALPACVSDPSAALVKGVLEPLHNLRRLGKIGADPLIIVVDGLCEAEYHRPDHADTLASFLARHAVKLPSFIKLVVSVRSQLADLTRLLPFHRISLDPDQRADPAADMPTRDLSDYVGFRCMHSPTIRSNITVTQGKIEGSSQHRFTQHVVAQSKGSMLFIKLILDLIERGHLVMKSGSFKVLPQSLSEIFMLLFNLRFPSVRSFEKVEPILNVVLASLNPLTLPEIYHSVNAGLLYKFLSWDEFLSRFKVLNSFLVKRLDDTFMLFHPALREWLARRAEGEPAKFVCDVRAGHADLALRMSRLEWPLDPEASLELGHHILKAHVYKNMARSLPLSPRDLQALWLAQSSHNVSQALACTRNLYSPNTKVSRLLLLAGASPDYPSEHLHNSPIMGVCAYQGHTEMVALLIEFGADVTLTNSEGITALGLAASRGHCDVVRLLVQAGASLTAKDRQNMTPMVQAAAAGHLNVVGYLLSCDWPGPDDLLKNQAHQALVAAASNGHNNVVEFLLDMAEVSVDGEDNVTGETALTVAAGAGHTALVAALLRAGASITKANSRGSSPLTSAVRNGHYEVAKLLLSQGVAVESPDAGGRTPLMVAASEGHLGLMELLISRGASITRTDREGLTPLGWACLRGHVHAVQYLADCNADLNHADKSGRTPLDLAAYQGDPIVVQFLLDRGSLIEHVDINGMRPLDRAISARNAAAVQCFLRRGAKLGPATWAMAAGKPNILVMLLNKLQEDGVALCRKGRLKEAAHRFSYALRKLPTGDQGEHTATFTHLRLHLTLNLSRCKRKMNEIEEAIQLADSALKMKSDSYEAYYARARAKREAKRLQEALEDVNEAVRLAPQTRDVRRVLIKIRDEMQNELDSCVSIDLAQLRHLAASVDTLSEADLPMTSSILSESGYSSNI; from the exons ATGCCGTTCGACAAGGGCAAGAAGAGGAAATTGATCGACCAGTGCGGACATGAGAGGTGCTACTCATGTCTCTTCAAGTCCGAGACATGTCCCATCTGCGCGCTTCAAG CCCCACCGAAGAAGCTCCAGCACGCCCAGTCTCGGTCGTCCATATCCCCGGCAGGAGGACCAGGGAGGTCGAAGCTCCTCACGAATG GAACCTTCTCGTCATACTTCAAAGGCGGCGACCCGGGACTGCCGCCGGAGAGACCTTCCCCCTCGCGATCTGTGTCTCCGAGGCGCAATATCCTTGTTTCCCAGTCCCACGCCCTCAGTCCTCTCTATGCTTCCTCTAGTCCCGTGAGCGTGAGTTACGGGACACTCGCTCCTCCTCCGCAAGGTCATATTTATTCTCCTGTCGGCGCCCCTGGGAAAGAGACGCCCTATGGCACGCCTCCCACGCACTCCCGTCTCGCTCCTTCCCCCGGTCCTCCCAAGA GTGTGGGAGGAACACCTGCGAGTGCCCGGCGCCGTGGGATTATTAGTCCCCGAGGGCCACCTCTATCACCTTGGTCCAGGCGTGCCATCCGACCTAACACCGTCAACGTGGACTCCTCACAACACCTAACAG ATGACGAATGTGATGGAGACACGGAGGCCCCCAGCGGAGGAGGCGGTGACGGCGCGGAGGCCAAAGACGGCAGTGATTTGTACATGCGCCTCGGCCTCCTGCTGGGGGAGGGAGCAGCTCCTCCGAGCTCTGCTTCCAGAACTCCCCGAGCAGCCTCGTCGCACACCTCCTTCAGCTCACTCTCGGCGTCCTCCGAGGTCAACACCACAACCTCCAACAACACCAGCCCAGTTTCAACTCTGAATG GTTCCTCGGAGGCAGAACTACGACTGCCTGGAGCTCGAGACCCTTCAGTTGAGAGTATGAACAGCCTGTTGTCTCACGGAGCAGTTTCCTCCAACGCCTCAGCATCGCCCACTACCACGCCAAGGAGGCATTCAGTTAcca CTTCACAGCCCGGCCAGGTTGAAGAACTGAGCTTGTTCGGAAGACGCAGGTCCTCTGTTCGTCGCTCGGCCAGAAGCGCCCACGTGAAAGGCCCGATAGACCCCAAAG TGCGATTTGCCAGTTATCGTGGTGCGCAGCTGAGCTTGAGACCTCTGTTCTTCGAAGTGCCTCAACAGGACCCTGACCCTCTGTTTGTGGGCCGAGCGTGGCTTTATCGCGAGATCGAGGCCCACATAACAACAGAAGCCCCAACAAACAGAGGCGTAGTCATCACTGGCATTGTAGGTGCAGGCAAAACAGCAGCAATACTGCAGTTAGTCGAATACAGCTGTTTTGGccggaagagagatgagagtataTACCAAG acCCATACAGCAAAAGTGGTGGATACAGTCGCATGAGTTTGATACCTGAAGGCATAAAATCACTAGCATCAAGAATCGTTGCCTACCACTTCTGCCAAGCTGAAAACTCTGTCACGTGCCTTGTCCCAGATTTTGTACATTCTGTTGCTGCTCAGCTGTGTCAGGCACCACAGCTCCATGCATATCGTGACTTACTGTTAGCTGAGCCCCAGACACAGGCCTTGTTAGCATTGCCTGCCTGTGTAAGCGACCCATCAGCAGCATTAGTGAAAGGTGTACTGGAACCTCTTCACAATCTCCGGCGATTGGGAAAAATCGGGGCAGATCCTCTAATCATAGTGGTTGATGGGCTCTGTGAGGCTGAGTATCATCGTCCAGATCATGCAGATACTCTTGCTTCATTTCTTGCTCGCCATGCAGTCAAACTGCCTTCTTTCATCAAGCTGGTGGTCAGTGTACGGTCACAGTTGGCAGACTTAACACGCTTATTGCCTTTCCACCGCATATCACTGGACCCTGACCAGAGAGCCGACCCAGCAGCCGACATGCCCACGCGAGATCTGAGTGACTATGTTGGTTTCCGGTGTATGCATTCACCAACGATTAGATCAAACATCACCGTTACCCAAGGCAAAATAGAAGGGTCCTCCCAGCACCGCTTTACACAACATGTTGTAGCCCAAAGCAAAGGCTCAATGCTGTTCATCAAGTTGATACTAGATCTGATTGAACGAGGACACCTTGTCATGAAGTCTGGCTCATTCAAGGTCTTGCCACAGTCTCTCAGTGAAATATTCATGCTTCTGTTCAACCTACGGTTTCCCAGTGTGCGAAGCTTTGAAAAGGTAGAACCTATTCTGAATGTTGTACTAGCATCACTTAACCCACTGACATTGCCAGAGATTTATCATTCAGTAAATGCTGGACTCCTTTACAAATTCCTTTCCTGGGATGAATTCCTAAGTCGTTTTAAGGTACTAAATTCTTTCCTTGTGAAGAGACTCGATGACACCTTCATGCTGTTCCACCCAGCCCTACGAGAATGGTTGGCAAGACGTGCCGAAGGAGAACCTGCTAAGTTTGTGTGTGATGTAAGAGCTGGTCACGCCGATTTAGCTCTCCGCATGTCCCGGCTGGAGTGGCCACTGGATCCCGAAGCTTCGCTAGAGCTTGGTCATCATATCCTTAAAGCTCATGTGTACAAGAACATGGCACGATCTCTTCCACTGTCTCCACGTGATCTGCAGGCTTTGTGGCTTGCACAGTCATCGCACAATGTCTCTCAGGCGCTTGCTTGCACAAGAAACTTGTACAGCCCCAACACAAAG GTATCGAGGCTGTTACTCCTGGCAGGCGCTTCACCAGACTATCCCAGTGAGCACCTCCACAATTCCCCCATCATGGGAGTCTGTGCTTACCAAGGTCACACAGAGATGGTGGCACTTCTCATCGAGTTCGGTGCTGATGTTACACTAACGAACAGCGAAGGCATAACAGCTTTAGGTCTGGCTGCATCTCGTGGACACTGTGATGTTGTCCGCCTGTTAGTACAAGCTGGAGCTTCATTAACTGCAAAAGATCGGCAGAATATGACACCAATGGTCCAGGCAGCGGCTGCAGGACACCTTAATGTAGTTGGATACCTGCTGTCATGTGATTGGCCAGGACCAGACGATCTGCTGAAAAACCAGGCTCATCAAGCACTGGTCGCTGCTGCCTCAAATGGCCACAACAAT GTGGTGGAATTTTTGTTAGACATGGCAGAGGTGAGTGTTGATGGAGAAGATAATGTAACTGGAGAAACAGCCCTTACAGTAGCTGCTGGTGCAGGTCACACAGCACTAGTTGCTGCCCTTCTCAGAGCTGGAGCAAGTATTACAAAGGCGAACTCAAGAGGATCTTCACCACTGACTTCTGCAGTTCGGAATGGCCATTATGAAGTTGCAAAACTACTGCTAAGTCAGGGTGTTGCCGTAGAAAGCCCAGATGCTGGTGGCCGCACACCACTCATGGTCGCAGCATCTGAGGGACATCTTGGGCTCATGGAACTACTCATTTCTCGAGGCGCCTCGATAACCAGAACGGACAGAGAAGGTCTGACTCCTCTCGGCTGGGCCTGTTTGCGTGGACATGTTCATGCTGTCCAGTACCTTGCTGACTGCAATGCAGACTTAAACCATGCTGACAAATCAGGAAGAACACCTCTAGACCTGGCTGCATATCAGGGAGACCCCATAGTGGTCCAGTTCCTTCTAGACAGAGGATCATTGATAGAGCATGTGGACATCAATGGAATGAGACCCCTGGACCGTGCTATCAGTGCCCGTAATGCCGCAGCCGTGCAATGCTTTTTGCGACGCGGTGCAAAACTGGGTCCTGCTACATGGGCTATGGCAGCAGGCAAACCAAACATCTT GGTTATGCTATTAAACAAATTACAAGAAGATGGAGTAGCACTTTGCCGCAAAGGTCGTTTGAAAGAGGCGGCCCATCGCTTTTCGTATGCCCTGCGTAAGCTACCCACAGGAGATCAAGGTGAACACACTGCAACCTTCACACATCTACGCTTACATCTGACCCTCAACTTGTCTCGCTGCAAGAGAAAAATGAAT GAAATAGAAGAGGCCATTCAGCTTGCAGATTCAGCTCTCAAGATGAAGAGCGATTCATACGAGGCTTACTATGCGCGAGCCAGAGCCAAGAGGGAGGCCAA GCGTCTGCAAGAAGCCTTGGAAGACGTGAACGAGGCAGTAAGGTTAGCTCCCCAGACTCGTGATGTCCGTCGCGTCTTGATTAAGATTCGAGACGAAATGCAGAATGAGCTGGATTCCTGCGTTTCCATCGACCTTGCTCAACTCCGACACTTAGCGGCTTCGGTGGATACGCTCTCCGAAGCCGACCTCCCGATGACGTCCAGCATCTTATCGGAGTCTGGTTATTCCTCGAACATCTAA